CAGTCCGAGCGCGGGAATCGACGCGGCGACGCGACTCGTCGACGCGGAGTACCCGATGGTCACGGGCCCCGCTTCCTCTGGGGCAACGCTGCAGGCGACCCAGCAGGTACTGATCCCACACCGAATCGCGAGTTGCTCCCCATCCGCAACCACGCCGACGATCACGGCGTTGAACGACATCGGACTCGTCTACCGCACGGCGGTCTCGGACACGTTGCAGGCGCGGGTGCTCGCCGATCGAGCGGCCACGGATCTGGACCACGAGCGTGCAGCGACGCTGTACGTCAACAACGACTACGGCTGGCAACTGAGTCAGGCGTTCACTCAGGCCTTCGAGACGGACCACGACGGGGCGGTGACCACACAGGTCCCCTTCGAGGAAGCGCGTAACTCCTACGCCGACGAACTCGAGCGCGCACGGGAGGACGACCCCACGCTGCTGGTCGTCGTCGGCTACCCCGAGAGCGGCGCGCAACTCTTCGACGATTTCGCCGCAACCGGCGGCGAGGAGGACGTCCTCGTCACCGACGGCCTTCACGACGGCGGTCTTCACGACGCGGTCGACCACTCCCTCGAGGGGATTCGCGGAACGGTGCCGCTGTCGGACGGTCCCGGCACGGAGGAGTACCTCGAGATACTCGAGGATCACGGACACGAACCCGAACTCCGAACGTTCGCGGGTCACTCCTACGACGCGACGGCCGTCCTGTTGCTGGCAAACGCCTACGCCGGGCAAAACGACGGGCAGGCGATCGCTAACGCCATCGACGTCGTGACGACCCGCCCCGGCCGGCCCGTCAGCCCCGCGAACCTCGCCGAAGGGCTCGAACTCGCGGGCGAGGGCGAACAGGTCGTCTACGAGGGCGTTTCGGGGCCGATCGAGTTCGACGAGAACGGAGACACGGTCGCAGCGACGTTCGAGTACTGGGAGTACGACGACGAGGCGGACGGCGGCATCCGCGAAATCGAACGGGTGAGCGTCTAATGTCGCGACTCGCACGACTGGTTCCGAAGGCGATCCGGAAACGGTACGTCGCGAAGTTCGTCGTGTCGATCCTCGTCGTTACGGTAGTCGTCGCAGCCGTGGGCTTTGCGGGATACGCGTCGATCGATGGAACGGTACGAGCCGACGCGAGCGAGCAACTCGAGTCGACGGCCGAGCTACAGGCCGACGGCATCGGTGACTGGGTCGAGACGATGCAGGTCCAGACGCGGACGCTGTCGGCGTCTTCCGAACTGGCAGCCGACGACACCCAGGAGGCACAGGGCAAACTCGTCGAGGAACAGGCACGCATGTCGGTCGACGTTCGGGCGATCCACTACGTCGACGCCGACGAGGAGACGGTCGTCACGAGTACGGACGACCAGCTCCGTGGCGTCTCTCTCGAGGAGGTCGACGAACCGTGGGGCGATGGCGCTATCGTGGACGACCTCGCGTTCGACGATGCAGTGTGGCACTCCGAACAGGCCTACGAGTCGTCGACGGGATCGCTCGACGATCAGGTGATGGCGTTCGCGAGCCGGATCGAGGACCGGAACGACCGATTCGTCGTCCTCGTCGGCACCCTCGAGTATCGCGTCGACCAGCTCGATCAGCCGGGTGCCGGCTCCTCGACCGCGATCGTCGACGGGACCGACACCGTCGTCCTCCAGCCGGAAGACGGCCAACTCGCCGCTGCAGACCTCGACGAGGAGGCGACGATGGCGGCACTCGGCGGTCGGATGAGCGTCGCCGAGGACGAGGAGTTCGTGCGAGCGTACGTCCCCGTCGCGGACACCGACTGGGTGGCCGTCTCGACGGTCCCGACGGACGAAGCCTACGGTGTCGCCGCCGACGTCGGGGCGACGGTCATCGGCATCGTCGTGGTGAGTCTCCTGACGCTCGGCGTTGTCGGGACGGTCCTCGGCCGACAGACGGTCGTCCCGCTGGCCCGGCTCAGGGACCGCGTCGACGAGATGGAAGACGGCAACCTCGAGACGGCGGTCGAAAGCAACCGGATCGACGAGATCGGCCGGCTGTTCGACGGCTTCGAGAGCATGCGTCGGTCACTACAGACGCAGATCGAAGAGGCGAAATCCGCCCGGGAAGAGGCCGAACGCGCCCGTGAAGAAACCGAGGCCATGAACCGCCACCTCGAGCGGAAAGCCGACGAGTACAGCGAGGTCATGCAGGAGTGTGCGGCCGGCAACCTCACTGTACGGCTGGATCCGGAAAGCGAGAGCGAAGCGATGGCCGAGATCGCGGCCGAGTTCAACGAGATGGTCGATGAACTCGAGGAGACCGTCGTCACCGTCAAATCGTTCGCGACGGAGGTCGCGACGGCTTCCGAGGAGGTGACGGCCTCCAGCGAGGAGGTTCGCT
This region of Natronobacterium texcoconense genomic DNA includes:
- a CDS encoding ABC transporter substrate-binding protein, whose translation is MSNRSRRRELLSGIGLSGFAALPGCLESVASPETESEIGGTDRTLRLGVLLPTSGDLESLGVPMRDSAVLPVEQVEDDVSFEFDVQVEDTETSPSAGIDAATRLVDAEYPMVTGPASSGATLQATQQVLIPHRIASCSPSATTPTITALNDIGLVYRTAVSDTLQARVLADRAATDLDHERAATLYVNNDYGWQLSQAFTQAFETDHDGAVTTQVPFEEARNSYADELERAREDDPTLLVVVGYPESGAQLFDDFAATGGEEDVLVTDGLHDGGLHDAVDHSLEGIRGTVPLSDGPGTEEYLEILEDHGHEPELRTFAGHSYDATAVLLLANAYAGQNDGQAIANAIDVVTTRPGRPVSPANLAEGLELAGEGEQVVYEGVSGPIEFDENGDTVAATFEYWEYDDEADGGIREIERVSV
- a CDS encoding methyl-accepting chemotaxis protein, yielding MSRLARLVPKAIRKRYVAKFVVSILVVTVVVAAVGFAGYASIDGTVRADASEQLESTAELQADGIGDWVETMQVQTRTLSASSELAADDTQEAQGKLVEEQARMSVDVRAIHYVDADEETVVTSTDDQLRGVSLEEVDEPWGDGAIVDDLAFDDAVWHSEQAYESSTGSLDDQVMAFASRIEDRNDRFVVLVGTLEYRVDQLDQPGAGSSTAIVDGTDTVVLQPEDGQLAAADLDEEATMAALGGRMSVAEDEEFVRAYVPVADTDWVAVSTVPTDEAYGVAADVGATVIGIVVVSLLTLGVVGTVLGRQTVVPLARLRDRVDEMEDGNLETAVESNRIDEIGRLFDGFESMRRSLQTQIEEAKSAREEAERAREETEAMNRHLERKADEYSEVMQECAAGNLTVRLDPESESEAMAEIAAEFNEMVDELEETVVTVKSFATEVATASEEVTASSEEVRSASVRVSESVQEISDGATRQNDQIQAVTDEMNGLSTTTEQIAASSSEVADLAERTARTGKRGRDAAQNAIEGMSEVETESETAVEEIEQLQQEVEQIDELLEFITEVAEQTNMLALNANIEASRSGESSDGFAAVADEVKSLAEETKTAADDIERRLERIQTQTERSADAVQGASDRVSEHTDSVEDAVEALDEIADYATKTNTGVQEISAASQQQAASTQEVVAMADEVATIAAETSDESETVAAAAEEQTSALTEVSRNANALAEQASQLSGTLNQFEVDYDPAIGTSRSAESVEVGFDERTTATDDGGEPELEDDSSTDRSLESGPERTDE